The following coding sequences are from one Camarhynchus parvulus chromosome 1, STF_HiC, whole genome shotgun sequence window:
- the C1H13orf42 gene encoding uncharacterized protein C13orf42 homolog: MFKKIHSIFHPNSQRRNVTDDIPYSDGAGSAVRLIRSTSMYVLGGEQEKVSEPLKKCRSTSSIDSCLQPKEEDRDWMYSKTQDCLKYLQDLLALRKKYLENINNLKSMRMAADSPASTRSSKTGKMSFLPLPSKESSKASIERKGPQSSSDVREAIAFFDSVIADLDSERWRRVPDVDLPNVDVDFDVATSTSEHSLHSNWILRAPRRYSQDTAQEAKQSQRNSQRRTTGSRKRLERHPMYLPKAVEGAYSTLKFKPKTRKKEC; the protein is encoded by the exons ATGTTCAAAAAGATCCATTCTATATTTCACCCCAACTCCCAGCGAAGAAACGTGACAGATGACATCCCTTACAGTGATGGTGCTGGTTCTGCAGTGAGACTGATCCGCAGCACTTCTATGTACGTCCTTGGAGGTGAGCAGGAAAAAGTTAGTGAACCACTAAAAAAGTGCAGAAGTACAAGCAGCATCGACTCTTGCCTTCAGCCAAAAGAGGAAGACAGAGACTGGATGTACTCTAAGACTCAGGACTGCTTGAAGTACCTGCAGGATCTGCTAGccttgaggaaaaaatatcttgaaaacaTCAATAACTTGAAATCCATGCGTATGGCTGCAGATTCTCCAGCATCCACAAGGTCAtccaaaactggaaaaatgtcatttcttccacttccttccAAAGAGTCTTCTAAG GCATCCATAGAAAGAAAAGGCCCACAGTCCAGTTCAGATGTAAGAGAAGCAATAGCCTTCTTCGACTCAGTCATTGCAGACCTGGATTCAGAGAGATGGCGGAGAGTTCCTGACGTGGATCTGCCAAATGTGGATGTTGATTTTGATG TTGCTACCAGTACGAGTGAACACAGTTTGCATTCAAACTGGATCCTTCGTGCTCCCCGGAGATACTCACAAGACACTGCCCAAGAAGCTAAGCAATCCCAAAGAAACAGTCAGCGGAGAACGACTGGCTCtaggaaaaggctggaaaggCATCCCATGTACCTGCCCAAAGCTGTGGAAGGGGCATACAGCACTTTAAAATTTAAGCCTAAAACGCGCAAGAAAGAATGTTGA